The following proteins come from a genomic window of Leptospira barantonii:
- a CDS encoding TerC family protein — MGYWSSGESILVVIFTVVLGLLVYLDLFVLNKRAHKIPLRESVYWSLFWFSLAISFSILIYVMDGSSEDPSRGKTKALEFVTGYLLEYSLSVDNLFVFIMIFQKFRITPQYQPLILKWGIIGALIFRAIMIFIGAGLISQFNWILYLFGILLLYTAAKMFVHEEEEDFHPESSPVIKFAKKILPMSQNNHPEKFVVTEHGKYLFTSTFITLLIVEFSDIMFALDSIPAIFSITTDAFIVYTSNIFAILGLRSLFFMLSGVMELFVFLKKGVSVLLAFVGIKLLLPLFSPYVFGHEIHIPILVSLGIILGTLTLSILASIPHYLKTKNEN; from the coding sequence ATGGGATATTGGAGTTCTGGAGAATCGATCTTAGTCGTTATCTTTACGGTGGTTTTAGGTCTTCTCGTCTATTTGGATCTCTTCGTTCTCAATAAAAGAGCGCATAAAATTCCTTTGAGAGAATCGGTTTATTGGTCTCTCTTCTGGTTCAGTCTCGCGATTTCGTTTAGCATTTTGATCTACGTTATGGACGGTTCTTCCGAAGATCCTTCTCGCGGAAAAACAAAAGCGCTCGAGTTTGTCACCGGTTATCTTCTCGAATATTCCCTTTCCGTGGATAATCTTTTCGTGTTTATCATGATCTTTCAGAAGTTTCGGATAACGCCTCAGTATCAACCTCTGATTTTAAAATGGGGAATCATCGGCGCTTTGATTTTCCGCGCAATTATGATTTTTATCGGCGCTGGTCTCATCTCTCAGTTCAACTGGATTCTTTATTTGTTCGGAATTCTTCTTCTTTACACAGCCGCTAAGATGTTCGTACACGAAGAGGAAGAGGATTTTCATCCCGAGTCTTCTCCCGTGATCAAGTTTGCGAAGAAGATTCTTCCCATGAGCCAGAACAATCATCCCGAAAAGTTCGTCGTGACCGAACACGGAAAATATCTTTTCACTTCCACGTTCATCACTCTTTTGATCGTTGAGTTCAGCGATATCATGTTCGCGCTCGATTCGATTCCGGCGATTTTTTCGATCACCACCGATGCGTTCATCGTTTACACTTCGAATATCTTTGCGATCCTCGGTCTTCGTTCCCTTTTCTTTATGCTTTCCGGCGTGATGGAACTTTTTGTCTTTTTGAAAAAGGGAGTTTCGGTTCTACTCGCTTTTGTGGGAATCAAGTTGCTTCTTCCTCTTTTTTCTCCCTATGTTTTCGGGCACGAGATTCACATTCCGATTTTGGTTTCCCTCGGAATCATCTTGGGAACCTTGACTCTTTCGATTTTGGCTTCGATTCCCCATTACCTCAAAACCAAAAATGAGAATTGA